GTCATGCCTCAAGAATGGCATGACAGCTGACAGATTTCAATATCTGTCAGCTGTCATCCGTCAGCCATCGCTCCTCACGGCTCTTTGGTCCAGACCTATTGACGAACGAGGTGGACCAGACCACTGTCATGCGCAGAACACCCCACGCCCGAGACCCGAGACCCGAGCCACCGAGACCCCGACTCCGGCACCTCACCGCACCCCACCGGGAGGCCCCGCATGTTCCGTCGCACCCTGTCCCTGCTCGCCGCCGCGCTCGCGACCGCCTGCCTCACCCAGCTCCCCGCCGCCACCACCGCCTCGGCCACCGCGGCCGCCGACACCTGCGCGGTGAAGTCCCGCCCGGCCGGCAAGGTGCTCCAGGGCTACTGGGAGAACTGGGACGGCGCCGCCAACGGGGTCCACCCGCCCTTCGGCTGGACCCCGATCACCGACTCCCGCATCCCCGCCCACGGCTACAACGTGATCAACGCGGCCTTCCCGGTGATCCTCTCCGACGACACGGCGCTGTGGCAGGACGGCATGGACTCCGGGGTGAAGGTGCCCACGCCCGCGGAGATGTGCGCCGCGAAGGCCGCCGGCGAGACGGTGCTGCTGTCCATCGGGGGCGCGACGGCGGGCATCGACCTCAACTCCACCGCCGTGGCGGACAAGTTCGTCTCGACGATCGTGCCGATCCTGAAGCAGTACAACTTCGACGGCGTCGACATCGACATCGAGACGGGTCTGACCGGCAGCGGCGACATCAACCAGCTGTCCGCGTCCCAGTCCAACCTGATCCGCATCATCGACGGCATCC
This Streptomyces misionensis DNA region includes the following protein-coding sequences:
- a CDS encoding chitinase, with protein sequence MFRRTLSLLAAALATACLTQLPAATTASATAAADTCAVKSRPAGKVLQGYWENWDGAANGVHPPFGWTPITDSRIPAHGYNVINAAFPVILSDDTALWQDGMDSGVKVPTPAEMCAAKAAGETVLLSIGGATAGIDLNSTAVADKFVSTIVPILKQYNFDGVDIDIETGLTGSGDINQLSASQSNLIRIIDGILARMPAGFGLTMAPETAYVTGGSITYGSIWGAYLPIIKKYADNGRLWWLNMQYYNGSMYGCSGDSYGAGTVAGFTAQTDCLNKGLVVQGTTIKVPYDKQVPGLPAQPGAGGGYMSPSLVSQSWQHYGTSLKGLMDWSVNWDGSKNWTFGDNVKALQGR